A stretch of the Clostridium botulinum genome encodes the following:
- a CDS encoding L-lactate dehydrogenase: MSFKARKVAIIGTGSVGASCAFALVNQCVCEEILLVDLKRDKAEGEALDLNHGIEYMSSTTKIRVGTYEDCKDVDVIVMTASEPPRPNETRLDILEDSKGICKMIVDSVMKAEFNGFFVLVTNPVDVIAYYTWKLSGLPKNRVIGTGTALDTARLKTLISAELDEVDTKSIQAFAMGEHGDSQMVPWSKVSIAGEPLLDLMKKNDKLAKLHLDKMELKTAKLGWDIYVTKGTTYYGIASTVVGIIKSIFHDDKKVIPVSTLLEGEYGQNDVYMGVPTVIGKNGVEKIIELELTDTEKEKFNNSANVIKKYIKKLG; this comes from the coding sequence ATGTCATTTAAAGCAAGAAAAGTGGCTATAATTGGAACAGGATCAGTTGGGGCAAGCTGCGCATTTGCATTAGTTAATCAATGTGTATGTGAAGAAATATTACTGGTTGATTTGAAGAGAGATAAAGCAGAGGGGGAAGCTTTAGATTTAAATCATGGGATTGAATATATGTCTTCAACAACTAAGATAAGGGTAGGAACATATGAAGATTGTAAAGATGTAGATGTCATAGTAATGACAGCAAGTGAACCACCTAGACCGAATGAAACGAGATTAGATATATTAGAAGATAGTAAAGGGATTTGTAAAATGATAGTAGATTCTGTTATGAAAGCGGAATTTAATGGATTTTTTGTATTAGTTACAAATCCAGTAGATGTAATTGCATATTACACATGGAAATTATCAGGATTACCTAAAAATAGAGTTATAGGTACAGGAACAGCATTAGATACAGCGAGATTAAAAACATTAATTTCAGCTGAATTAGATGAAGTAGATACAAAATCAATACAAGCATTTGCAATGGGGGAACATGGAGATTCACAAATGGTGCCATGGTCTAAAGTCTCAATTGCTGGAGAACCATTATTAGATCTTATGAAAAAAAATGATAAGTTAGCTAAACTACACTTAGATAAGATGGAACTAAAAACAGCTAAATTAGGATGGGATATATATGTAACTAAAGGAACAACTTATTATGGTATAGCATCAACTGTAGTTGGTATAATAAAATCTATTTTCCATGATGACAAAAAAGTTATACCTGTATCAACTCTTTTAGAGGGTGAGTATGGACAAAATGATGTATATATGGGAGTTCCAACTGTTATAGGTAAAAATGGAGTTGAAAAAATTATTGAGTTAGAACTCACTGATACTGAGAAAGAGAAATTTAATAACTCAGCAAATGTAATAAAAAAATATATTAAAAAATTAGGTTAA